Proteins encoded together in one bacterium window:
- a CDS encoding PorT family protein, producing the protein MKFLYQILIFTFLVSSTQAQLVRGYGFKIGATLAKENWDYSIPDATLNPNSRWGLNLGVFSEFLNVPYLSIVTEFNYVQKGRTVELPVTSLTYPDGSGDYFTWDTRVDYFDLSVLGKLRFETSDFVPYILIGPRVDFEINRYQSQTNVFNIFEQEFNEVLFGIRTGAGSEFNFYSTKLLIEILFDFNFTKLYESEYLKVSSDSFDFRLGIMF; encoded by the coding sequence ATTAAATTTTTATACCAAATATTAATTTTTACATTTCTAGTTTCATCGACACAAGCTCAATTAGTTCGCGGTTATGGCTTTAAAATTGGGGCGACACTTGCAAAGGAAAATTGGGATTATTCAATTCCCGATGCCACTTTAAATCCAAATAGCAGATGGGGACTAAATTTAGGTGTCTTTAGTGAGTTTCTAAATGTACCTTATTTAAGTATAGTTACAGAGTTTAACTATGTTCAAAAAGGTAGAACAGTGGAACTTCCAGTCACATCGTTGACTTATCCTGATGGTTCAGGTGACTATTTCACTTGGGATACCAGAGTTGATTACTTTGATCTGAGTGTTTTGGGGAAGTTAAGATTTGAAACAAGTGACTTTGTTCCATATATACTTATTGGTCCTAGAGTAGATTTCGAAATAAATCGGTATCAGTCACAAACTAATGTATTCAATATATTTGAACAAGAATTTAATGAAGTTTTGTTTGGAATAAGAACTGGTGCTGGTAGTGAATTTAATTTTTACTCTACTAAACTTCTGATCGAAATATTATTTGATTTTAATTTTACTAAATTATACGAAAGTGAGTATCTTAAAGTTAGTTCTGATTCATTTGATTTTAGATTAGGGATAATGTTTTAG
- a CDS encoding TonB-dependent receptor, producing the protein MKLYLKILFLSFLFIISVNAQRGQGNFSGGSIYGKVFDSLTKHTIEYANIVIFSLRDSSMVTGGVTNNEGAFNIPLEKPGRFKVEIRFIGYDTEIIETVVNPSTPNVNLGDVLIHPSTINLNDVVVQGERSPVTYEIDKKVINPDQMQTVISGNAADILANVPSVQVDVEGNVSLRGSQNFTVLIDGRPSLMEGQDALQQISATSIERIEIITNPTAKYDADGTAGIINIIMKKNLGQELSGIFNANAGMYDTYGGNFLINYQDGFKANIGLDYNQRHFPGDQTQNNIYYLENGTSTINSLGEIERRRVSFEGRAGIEFDLSDHDVLNLGLRVGKREGGFNSNQNFSEFTSIAPSESLYTGRNERTREGTYYSFNSNYTRTFDLPGHQLFAEFLISKQSSDEFTTTSEFDEFSQISGRKTTENGPSTDFRGKLDYTLPFSEVSKFEAGYQGEIELSDESNDLFEYNPATNEYEIQTQFSSLTKYNESQHSLYSMYSDMLWVLNYQLGLRAEYTYRNIEVPSINQTFNIDRIDYFPSLHSSYKITPVSTIMASYSRRINRPGGWALEPFPTWVDANNVRIGNPDLLPEFINSLETGLQTILGNVNLSTELYYRQTINKIEFVRTALEENVTLTTFSNVGEDYSLGGELMLIFDLFGFWNVNLMGNVYNYRVEGNIQGEAFSNESFNWQTRMNNTFKLWSSTQIQFNLNYNSPTVTSQGRWEEFFSSDLSIRQEIIENILAVTLQIRDVFGTAKREYTSEGINLYNYNQFDMHTPALTLNLRYTFNNYKPKREGRGEDNGTFEGGEDF; encoded by the coding sequence ATGAAACTTTACTTAAAGATTTTATTTCTGAGCTTTTTATTTATAATAAGCGTAAATGCACAGAGAGGTCAGGGAAATTTTTCCGGTGGCTCTATTTATGGTAAAGTGTTTGATTCATTAACCAAACACACGATTGAATATGCTAACATCGTAATCTTTTCTTTGAGAGATTCTTCGATGGTTACTGGCGGAGTTACAAATAATGAAGGTGCTTTTAATATTCCTTTAGAAAAACCTGGCAGATTCAAAGTAGAAATCAGGTTCATAGGATATGATACTGAAATTATAGAAACCGTTGTTAATCCATCTACACCGAATGTAAATCTTGGTGATGTACTCATCCATCCATCTACGATTAACTTAAACGATGTTGTTGTTCAGGGAGAAAGATCTCCTGTCACGTATGAAATTGATAAAAAAGTTATCAATCCCGATCAGATGCAGACGGTTATCTCGGGCAATGCGGCAGATATTCTCGCAAATGTCCCGTCTGTTCAGGTGGATGTTGAAGGAAATGTCAGTCTCCGCGGAAGCCAAAATTTTACTGTTCTTATTGATGGCAGACCTTCATTGATGGAAGGACAAGATGCTTTGCAGCAAATTTCAGCAACATCAATTGAACGAATAGAGATTATCACAAATCCCACTGCAAAATATGATGCTGATGGTACGGCAGGTATTATAAATATCATCATGAAAAAGAATTTAGGTCAGGAACTCAGCGGTATCTTCAATGCAAATGCTGGTATGTATGATACTTATGGTGGAAATTTCTTAATCAATTACCAGGATGGTTTTAAAGCAAATATAGGACTTGACTATAATCAAAGACATTTTCCAGGCGATCAGACACAAAATAATATTTACTATCTCGAGAATGGAACTTCAACAATAAATTCTCTGGGTGAAATCGAAAGAAGGCGAGTTTCATTCGAAGGCAGAGCGGGTATCGAATTTGACTTGAGTGATCATGATGTTCTTAATTTAGGTCTTAGGGTCGGAAAGAGGGAAGGAGGTTTTAATTCAAATCAGAATTTTTCTGAATTTACTTCCATTGCTCCATCTGAATCTTTGTATACAGGCAGAAACGAAAGAACACGTGAAGGAACTTACTATTCATTCAACTCAAATTATACTCGAACATTTGATTTGCCCGGTCATCAGTTATTTGCTGAATTTCTTATTAGTAAACAAAGTTCAGATGAATTTACAACCACATCGGAATTTGACGAGTTTAGCCAGATCAGTGGAAGAAAAACAACTGAGAATGGTCCATCAACCGATTTCAGGGGAAAATTGGATTACACATTACCATTTTCTGAAGTAAGTAAATTTGAAGCAGGATATCAGGGAGAAATTGAACTATCGGATGAAAGCAATGATCTTTTCGAATACAATCCTGCAACAAATGAATATGAAATTCAGACTCAGTTCAGTAGCCTCACAAAATACAATGAAAGTCAGCATTCTCTTTACTCAATGTATTCTGATATGCTTTGGGTTTTGAATTACCAATTAGGATTACGAGCAGAATATACTTACCGGAATATAGAAGTTCCATCTATAAACCAGACTTTTAATATTGACAGAATTGATTATTTCCCAAGTCTTCATTCATCATACAAGATTACACCTGTATCGACAATAATGGCAAGTTACTCAAGAAGAATTAATAGACCCGGAGGATGGGCACTCGAACCATTTCCAACCTGGGTAGATGCAAACAATGTCAGAATAGGTAATCCGGATTTGTTACCGGAATTTATTAATTCTCTAGAAACAGGATTGCAGACAATTCTCGGTAATGTTAATCTCTCAACAGAATTATATTATAGACAAACAATAAATAAAATTGAGTTTGTAAGAACTGCATTGGAAGAAAACGTCACTTTAACAACTTTCAGCAATGTTGGCGAAGATTATTCACTCGGCGGAGAATTAATGTTGATCTTTGATCTCTTCGGTTTCTGGAATGTAAACCTGATGGGTAATGTTTATAATTATCGTGTTGAAGGCAATATTCAAGGTGAGGCGTTTTCAAACGAAAGCTTCAACTGGCAGACAAGGATGAATAATACATTTAAGCTCTGGAGTTCAACTCAAATTCAATTTAATCTTAACTACAACAGTCCGACTGTTACATCACAGGGTCGGTGGGAAGAATTTTTTAGTTCTGATTTATCAATAAGACAGGAAATAATTGAAAATATTCTCGCTGTTACTCTTCAGATCAGAGATGTATTCGGAACTGCGAAAAGAGAGTATACTTCAGAGGGTATCAACCTTTACAACTATAATCAGTTTGACATGCACACACCTGCGCTAACTCTTAATCTTCGTTACACTTTCAACAACTACAAACCGAAGCGCGAAGGCAGAGGAGAAGACAACGGAACCTTTGAAGGTGGGGAAGATTTTTAG
- the gltA gene encoding NADPH-dependent glutamate synthase, translating into MTDKISPKESMTNKERMKIPRQIMPEQDSVQRRTNFSEVNLGFTEELAKMEALRCIQCPKPTCVEGCPVGVKINEFIALVAEGDFLGASAKMKEDNLLPAICGRVCPQEEQCEIKCVVGKKNEPVAIGRLERFVADYERETVGIRVPSLKPKTGKKVAIVGSGPAGLSCAGDLIQMGHDVTVFEALHELGGVLIYGIPEFRLPKSIVKAEIDSLKTLGVEFVTNAVIGLTDTVDELMQNGYDAVFIAVGAGLPYFLNIPGENLNGVYSSNEFLTRVNLMKAYRFPEFDTPVFNCKDKNVAVFGGGNTAMDTVRISKRLGAKNAYIIYRRSDVEMPAREEEIHHAKEEGIEFILLSNPLEFIGDENGWLKSVKIQKMELGEPDSSGRRRPIPIPGAEYILPIDMAVISIGNGSNPIIQKTTPDLQYNKWGNILVDENTMKTSKKGVFAGGDIVTGGATVILAMGAGRKAATAINEYLINPIS; encoded by the coding sequence ATGACAGATAAAATATCTCCGAAAGAGTCTATGACAAACAAAGAACGAATGAAAATTCCAAGGCAGATTATGCCTGAGCAAGATTCAGTTCAAAGGAGAACTAATTTTTCTGAAGTAAATCTTGGCTTTACTGAAGAACTCGCAAAGATGGAAGCACTTAGATGTATTCAATGTCCGAAACCCACTTGTGTTGAAGGATGTCCCGTAGGAGTAAAAATTAATGAGTTCATCGCACTTGTTGCTGAAGGAGATTTTTTAGGTGCATCAGCTAAAATGAAAGAAGATAATTTGCTTCCGGCTATCTGCGGGAGAGTTTGTCCTCAGGAAGAACAGTGTGAAATAAAATGCGTTGTCGGCAAAAAGAATGAGCCTGTTGCAATAGGAAGATTAGAAAGATTTGTTGCCGATTATGAGCGAGAAACAGTAGGTATTCGTGTTCCATCTCTGAAACCAAAAACCGGAAAGAAAGTTGCAATTGTTGGAAGCGGACCGGCAGGATTAAGTTGTGCCGGAGATTTAATTCAAATGGGTCACGATGTTACCGTATTTGAAGCCCTTCACGAACTTGGTGGAGTTTTGATTTATGGTATTCCTGAATTCCGTTTACCAAAATCAATTGTTAAAGCTGAAATTGATTCCTTAAAAACTCTTGGTGTTGAATTTGTAACAAATGCTGTCATTGGTCTTACAGATACCGTAGACGAACTTATGCAGAATGGTTACGATGCTGTATTTATTGCGGTTGGTGCTGGACTTCCGTACTTCCTGAATATTCCAGGTGAAAATTTGAACGGCGTTTATTCTTCAAATGAATTTCTTACCAGAGTAAACCTGATGAAAGCATATCGCTTTCCCGAATTTGATACGCCAGTATTCAATTGTAAAGATAAAAATGTTGCCGTATTCGGTGGTGGAAATACCGCAATGGATACAGTAAGAATTTCAAAACGACTTGGTGCGAAGAATGCATACATTATCTACAGAAGATCAGATGTTGAAATGCCTGCGCGAGAAGAAGAAATTCATCATGCAAAAGAAGAGGGGATTGAGTTTATTTTACTTTCAAACCCACTTGAATTTATTGGTGATGAAAATGGCTGGTTGAAAAGTGTAAAGATTCAGAAGATGGAACTCGGTGAACCGGATTCTTCCGGACGCAGAAGACCAATTCCGATTCCTGGTGCAGAATATATTTTGCCTATTGATATGGCTGTTATCTCAATTGGCAATGGATCAAATCCAATCATTCAAAAAACAACTCCCGATCTTCAATACAACAAATGGGGAAATATCTTAGTTGACGAAAACACGATGAAGACATCAAAGAAAGGTGTATTTGCAGGTGGAGATATTGTAACCGGTGGTGCAACTGTTATTCTTGCAATGGGTGCCGGAAGAAAAGCAGCTACTGCGATTAATGAATATTTAATAAATCCGATAAGTTAA
- a CDS encoding sulfide/dihydroorotate dehydrogenase-like FAD/NAD-binding protein — MHKILSATFIAPNIKRFTIDAPKIARKRKAGQFVIIRINDVGERIPLTIADSDSEKGTIDIIVQGIGKTTKELNSLQSGDYIADVVGPLGKASHIENFGTAVSIGGGVGTAIAYPTAVALKQAGNHTISIIGGRTKEFVILEDEMKKVCDEVFVTTDDGSYGKHGFVTDKLKELIETRKIDFVLAIGPIPMMKAVADVTREKGIQTVVSLNPIMVDGTGMCGGCRATVDNKTVFVCVDGPEFDAHKVDFKTLMTRNHTYLMEEKISFEDHECKLNKLQPQTLQTN; from the coding sequence ATGCACAAAATATTATCCGCAACATTTATTGCCCCTAACATTAAAAGGTTTACTATAGATGCACCAAAGATTGCCAGGAAAAGAAAAGCTGGACAATTTGTGATAATAAGAATAAATGATGTTGGAGAAAGAATTCCACTAACTATCGCTGACTCGGATTCCGAAAAAGGAACGATCGATATTATTGTTCAGGGAATTGGTAAGACAACAAAAGAGCTGAACTCACTTCAGTCAGGAGATTATATCGCTGATGTTGTGGGACCATTAGGGAAGGCTTCACACATAGAAAATTTTGGAACTGCCGTAAGTATCGGTGGTGGTGTTGGAACTGCGATCGCTTATCCAACAGCAGTTGCACTGAAGCAAGCCGGAAATCATACAATTTCAATCATCGGTGGAAGAACGAAAGAATTTGTAATCCTTGAAGATGAAATGAAGAAAGTTTGTGATGAAGTTTTTGTAACCACTGATGATGGCAGTTATGGCAAGCACGGCTTTGTGACCGATAAGTTAAAAGAATTAATTGAAACGAGAAAAATAGATTTTGTTTTGGCAATCGGTCCGATCCCAATGATGAAAGCTGTTGCTGATGTCACAAGAGAAAAAGGAATTCAAACAGTCGTAAGTTTAAATCCGATTATGGTTGATGGTACCGGGATGTGCGGTGGATGCAGAGCTACAGTTGACAACAAAACTGTTTTTGTTTGTGTTGATGGTCCGGAGTTCGATGCGCACAAAGTTGATTTTAAAACGTTGATGACCAGGAATCACACTTATCTGATGGAAGAAAAAATTTCATTTGAAGACCACGAATGCAAGCTAAATAAACTTCAGCCTCAAACTCTTCAAACTAATTAA
- a CDS encoding virulence protein RhuM/Fic/DOC family protein: protein MKSKPKGEIILYKSPEGDTQIDVKLEEETVWLNQAQMVQLFQTTKQNVSLHINNIFKEAELSRKSVVKDYLTTAKDGKNYKTKYYNLDVIISVGYRVKSKSGTQFRIWANKVLKDHLIKGYSLNEKKLQEHTEKIRELERTIEIFSKVTESYQLRQDEFSGILKVIKDYTYALDILDKFDNNNLGIENINKKLTYNLTYEAARKVINKMKEKFGGSSLFGKEKDKSFKGTIGAIYQTFGKKELYPSIEEKASHLLYFTIKNHSFIDGNKRIAAALFLWFLEMNKYLYGKDNRKRIADNALVALCLLIAESNPKEKEMIVKLVVNLINRSN, encoded by the coding sequence ATGAAATCAAAGCCAAAAGGCGAAATAATACTCTATAAATCTCCAGAAGGTGATACACAGATAGATGTAAAGCTTGAGGAGGAAACCGTATGGCTAAATCAAGCACAAATGGTCCAGTTATTCCAGACTACTAAGCAGAATGTAAGTTTGCATATTAATAACATTTTTAAAGAAGCTGAATTATCAAGAAAATCAGTTGTCAAGGATTACTTGACAACTGCAAAAGACGGTAAAAATTATAAAACCAAGTATTATAACCTTGACGTAATTATTTCAGTAGGATATAGAGTAAAGTCAAAGAGCGGAACTCAATTCAGAATCTGGGCTAATAAAGTTTTAAAGGATCACTTAATCAAAGGATATTCTTTAAATGAAAAAAAATTACAAGAGCATACTGAAAAAATTAGAGAACTGGAAAGAACAATTGAAATATTTTCCAAGGTAACAGAATCTTATCAGTTACGACAAGATGAATTTTCAGGAATATTAAAAGTCATTAAAGACTATACATATGCTCTTGATATACTGGATAAATTTGATAACAATAATCTTGGCATCGAAAATATAAACAAGAAATTAACTTATAATCTTACATACGAAGCAGCCCGAAAAGTAATAAACAAAATGAAAGAAAAATTTGGTGGTTCATCTTTATTTGGAAAAGAAAAAGATAAATCATTCAAAGGAACAATCGGCGCAATATATCAGACGTTCGGTAAAAAGGAATTATATCCAAGCATCGAAGAAAAAGCCTCTCACCTTCTTTACTTCACAATAAAAAATCACTCTTTCATTGATGGAAATAAAAGGATAGCTGCGGCATTATTTCTATGGTTTCTTGAAATGAATAAATATTTATATGGAAAAGATAACAGAAAAAGAATTGCAGATAATGCGCTGGTTGCTTTGTGTTTGCTGATTGCTGAAAGTAATCCGAAAGAAAAAGAAATGATAGTAAAGCTAGTGGTTAATCTTATAAATCGGAGTAACTAA
- the dapD gene encoding 2,3,4,5-tetrahydropyridine-2,6-dicarboxylate N-acetyltransferase, translating to MDSYKIIQTISEAKKKTPAKIYLQGDLDKVKFGEFDFYGSSVSGILFCEYSDFEKFYEQNKNFITKYKVEIDRRNSAIPMADLTKYNCRIEPGAIIRDMVEIGDHCVIMMGAVLNIGAVIGERTMIDMNVVVGGRAIVGKNCHIGAGTVLAGVIEPPSADPVIIEDDVLIGANAVVLEGVKVGKGAVVAAGSIVVKDVEPFTVVAGVPAKLLKKVDDKTKAKTQLMDELRKL from the coding sequence ATGGATTCATACAAAATCATTCAGACAATTTCTGAAGCAAAAAAGAAAACCCCAGCTAAAATTTATCTGCAAGGTGATCTTGATAAAGTTAAATTCGGAGAATTTGATTTTTATGGATCATCGGTTTCAGGAATTTTATTCTGTGAATATTCTGATTTCGAAAAATTCTATGAACAGAATAAGAATTTTATAACCAAGTACAAAGTTGAAATTGACAGAAGAAATTCAGCAATTCCGATGGCTGATCTTACAAAATACAATTGCAGGATTGAACCTGGTGCAATCATAAGGGATATGGTTGAAATTGGTGATCATTGTGTTATCATGATGGGAGCAGTTTTAAATATCGGTGCGGTAATTGGTGAACGAACAATGATTGATATGAATGTTGTAGTTGGTGGTAGAGCAATCGTTGGAAAAAATTGTCACATTGGTGCTGGAACCGTTTTAGCCGGAGTAATCGAGCCGCCAAGTGCTGATCCTGTTATTATCGAGGATGATGTTTTAATTGGAGCGAATGCAGTTGTATTGGAAGGTGTAAAGGTTGGGAAAGGTGCGGTAGTCGCAGCAGGATCTATCGTTGTGAAAGATGTAGAGCCATTTACTGTTGTAGCAGGAGTGCCGGCTAAGTTGTTAAAAAAAGTTGATGATAAAACAAAAGCAAAGACACAATTAATGGATGAGTTGAGGAAGCTCTGA
- a CDS encoding PASTA domain-containing protein: MKKFLRNPLFKKILYGLLGFIIFILLLDNLIMPWFVSSPETTVPEVIGMQVNDGIRVLEEKGFEPVISDTSYGLKVSVGEIFLQKPDPNSVVKEGRTVYLFISGGEKTVAVPLLKGKSLLDAKFALERLGLKLGRVERIPSSQPEDMIFDQQFEEGTSIKQGDFVGVTISAGKGGGTIIVPDLIGKSLTEARKILADSSLIIGKVNYQPSSTLLPNTILDQYPSSGNSVNPGNAIDLFVTKPADLNIPNEEND, encoded by the coding sequence ATGAAAAAATTCCTTCGAAATCCTCTATTCAAAAAAATACTTTACGGTTTACTGGGGTTCATAATTTTTATACTTCTGCTTGATAATTTGATCATGCCGTGGTTTGTCAGCTCACCGGAAACTACTGTGCCTGAAGTGATTGGAATGCAGGTCAACGATGGAATTCGTGTACTTGAAGAAAAGGGATTCGAACCTGTGATAAGTGATACATCTTATGGTCTGAAGGTTTCAGTCGGGGAAATATTTCTGCAAAAACCGGATCCCAACTCAGTAGTTAAGGAAGGCCGTACGGTTTACCTTTTTATCAGTGGTGGTGAAAAGACTGTTGCTGTTCCTTTGTTAAAAGGTAAATCTCTACTTGATGCAAAGTTTGCACTTGAAAGGCTTGGTTTGAAACTTGGAAGAGTTGAGAGGATTCCATCAAGTCAGCCGGAGGATATGATTTTTGATCAGCAGTTTGAAGAAGGTACTTCAATCAAACAAGGTGACTTTGTTGGTGTGACGATCAGTGCCGGAAAGGGTGGAGGAACGATTATTGTTCCTGATTTAATTGGTAAGTCGCTAACTGAAGCCCGGAAAATTCTTGCAGACAGTTCGCTGATTATTGGTAAAGTAAATTATCAGCCATCATCAACTTTGCTACCTAATACAATTCTCGATCAATATCCTAGCAGTGGAAATTCTGTAAATCCCGGAAACGCAATCGACCTTTTTGTTACAAAACCGGCAGACTTAAATATTCCAAACGAGGAGAACGATTAA
- a CDS encoding aspartate kinase gives MKLIVQKYGGSSVADVDKLKKIASMIAAVKKQGIDVVVVVSAMGKTTNQLIEMAKTISPDPPRREMDMLLSTGERTSMALLCIALHEEGIESISLTGSQAGIITNDRHNDARVIEVRPIRVLDELDKGKVVVIGGFQGVSYKRDITTLGRGGSDTSAVALAAALKAERCEIYSDVDGVYTTDPNIVKEARHLPEISYQQIQEMAEAGAKVLNAQAVQFAKEEKITLYARDTFNPGKETIIKDVSKKELSGVLAVVYEKEIVRVFVHDADKIDWVLEYLESRQIPIKEFQVSGIAGDKGYKCSFIISTNNLYNWDKIKEDLEQQLRDGIYINESLAALSIIGEGFSRNNDALIKTMKLLDSKGINYYGVNTTSFRISLLIEKNLLEGAVALCHDYWIK, from the coding sequence ATGAAACTAATAGTTCAAAAATACGGCGGAAGCAGTGTCGCGGACGTTGACAAACTGAAAAAAATTGCTTCAATGATTGCTGCTGTCAAGAAGCAGGGGATTGATGTTGTTGTAGTTGTCTCTGCAATGGGTAAAACTACTAACCAGCTAATTGAAATGGCAAAAACAATTTCACCGGATCCGCCAAGAAGAGAAATGGATATGCTTCTCAGTACAGGTGAAAGAACTTCAATGGCACTGCTTTGTATTGCTCTCCACGAAGAAGGAATTGAATCAATTTCTTTAACAGGCTCACAAGCCGGAATAATTACAAACGATCGGCATAACGATGCTCGCGTAATTGAAGTTAGACCAATCCGAGTTCTGGATGAACTTGATAAGGGAAAAGTTGTTGTTATCGGAGGATTTCAGGGTGTAAGTTATAAACGTGATATTACAACTCTAGGAAGAGGCGGCTCGGATACATCTGCAGTTGCATTAGCAGCAGCGTTAAAAGCCGAAAGATGTGAAATCTATTCTGATGTTGATGGTGTTTATACAACCGATCCGAATATTGTTAAAGAAGCGAGACACCTACCTGAAATATCATATCAGCAGATTCAAGAAATGGCAGAAGCAGGTGCTAAAGTTCTGAATGCACAAGCAGTTCAATTTGCCAAGGAAGAAAAAATAACTTTGTATGCACGAGATACTTTCAATCCCGGCAAGGAAACTATTATAAAAGATGTTTCCAAAAAGGAATTATCAGGAGTATTAGCTGTAGTTTATGAGAAAGAAATAGTACGAGTATTTGTTCACGATGCTGATAAGATCGACTGGGTGTTGGAATATCTGGAATCCCGACAGATACCGATTAAAGAATTCCAGGTGTCTGGAATAGCCGGTGACAAAGGATATAAATGTTCTTTTATTATTTCAACAAACAACTTGTATAATTGGGATAAAATCAAAGAAGATTTAGAACAGCAATTGAGAGATGGCATTTATATCAATGAAAGTCTCGCAGCACTTTCGATAATTGGGGAAGGATTCAGCAGAAACAATGATGCACTTATAAAGACGATGAAACTTCTTGATTCAAAAGGAATTAATTATTACGGGGTTAACACCACCTCCTTCAGAATATCATTGCTTATAGAAAAAAACCTTCTTGAAGGGGCTGTTGCATTGTGCCATGACTACTGGATAAAATAG
- a CDS encoding DUF814 domain-containing protein: protein MLQNYFVLNRFIIEANSHFKDAVIEDIFSQEKSKIVLALSKDESLTYLEISVIPGNSFINFRKNYSRSKKNTLSFFNEALTKSIEMFEIAENDRIIKIKLNDCSLYFTIRGKFTNFYFLDHEHKLNAFKSVEEQSSDQIKKEFLSVNYIHHWNEIVLAENDEDNYLDEVRKKYPFIGSEVIREAKSRLSYDSATKPWHLVKKILNEAKNSRPCVFIDKQEKKIHLGFEHFKSIPFTEKKEFDSITDAQNYLLSKKYFLEDKYSKEKLIKNYIDRELKKVTNKIQNLHGLLEKGSREELYNKYGNLLLANINSLKSRMKSITVDDIFTDEGQIKIDLNPALSPQKNVDYYFEKSRNEKIAFAKNQQLFENAKRDYDNLRSIEALVDKTESSKELDEIMNKLKIKQPQQSDEKEDISFKFKHYVIDNKYDLYVGKDSKNNDLLTTKFAKQNDYWFHARGMSGSHVVLRIHNTKETVPKSVLKKAASIAAFHSKAKTAGIVPVAYTFKKYVVKKKGDPTGTVRLLREDVLLVKPEIPEGCEYVSSQD, encoded by the coding sequence ATGCTGCAGAATTATTTTGTACTAAATAGATTTATCATCGAAGCAAACTCACATTTTAAAGATGCCGTGATCGAAGATATTTTTTCTCAGGAAAAGAGTAAGATAGTTTTGGCTTTAAGTAAAGATGAATCACTCACCTATCTGGAAATATCAGTCATTCCCGGAAATTCATTTATAAATTTCAGAAAAAATTACTCTCGGTCGAAAAAAAATACTTTGAGTTTTTTCAATGAGGCATTAACTAAAAGTATCGAAATGTTTGAAATAGCGGAGAACGATCGGATCATTAAAATAAAATTAAACGATTGCAGTTTATATTTTACGATTCGCGGTAAGTTCACAAATTTTTATTTTCTTGATCACGAACATAAACTGAACGCATTTAAATCTGTCGAAGAGCAATCATCAGATCAAATAAAAAAAGAATTTCTATCCGTCAATTATATTCATCACTGGAATGAAATAGTTTTAGCAGAAAATGATGAAGATAATTATCTCGATGAAGTTCGTAAGAAATATCCTTTTATAGGAAGTGAAGTAATCAGAGAAGCAAAATCAAGATTGAGTTATGATTCAGCTACGAAACCATGGCATTTAGTGAAGAAAATCTTGAATGAAGCGAAGAATAGTCGGCCTTGTGTATTCATTGACAAGCAGGAAAAGAAAATTCATCTGGGATTTGAGCACTTCAAAAGTATTCCTTTTACAGAAAAAAAAGAATTTGATTCAATTACCGACGCACAGAATTACCTGCTCTCCAAAAAATATTTTCTGGAGGATAAATATTCCAAAGAGAAACTGATAAAAAATTATATTGATCGTGAATTAAAAAAAGTGACAAATAAAATTCAAAACCTGCACGGTTTATTAGAGAAAGGATCAAGAGAAGAATTGTACAATAAGTATGGAAATCTTCTACTCGCAAATATCAACTCATTAAAAAGCAGGATGAAATCAATCACAGTTGATGATATATTTACCGATGAAGGGCAGATTAAAATTGATTTGAATCCTGCATTATCTCCTCAAAAGAATGTTGATTATTATTTTGAAAAATCACGTAATGAAAAAATTGCATTTGCAAAAAATCAACAACTATTTGAAAACGCAAAGAGAGATTACGATAATTTAAGAAGTATTGAAGCTCTCGTGGATAAAACCGAATCTTCAAAAGAACTGGATGAAATAATGAATAAATTAAAGATCAAACAGCCTCAGCAGTCAGATGAAAAAGAAGACATAAGTTTTAAGTTTAAGCATTATGTGATTGATAATAAATATGATTTATATGTTGGAAAGGACAGTAAGAATAATGATCTGCTCACTACAAAATTCGCAAAGCAGAATGATTACTGGTTTCACGCTAGAGGAATGTCTGGTTCTCACGTTGTTCTTCGGATACACAATACGAAAGAAACTGTCCCAAAGAGTGTTTTGAAAAAAGCCGCTTCTATTGCCGCGTTTCATAGTAAAGCAAAAACAGCGGGAATTGTCCCGGTTGCCTATACTTTCAAAAAATATGTTGTTAAGAAAAAAGGTGATCCCACTGGAACGGTTCGTTTGCTGAGAGAAGATGTGTTATTAGTCAAGCCTGAAATACCTGAGGGGTGTGAGTATGTTTCTTCACAAGATTAA